Proteins from a genomic interval of Polaribacter sejongensis:
- a CDS encoding rhodanese-like domain-containing protein, translated as MKNVLCLLFIGFFFINCNSQEDVKSVSTQELKELLSKEKVQLMDVRTPAEINEGAIETATFANYFDADFKEKASKKLDKSKPVYLYCRSGKRSVKASKILKENGYEVYNVLGGYNKWKQEN; from the coding sequence ATGAAAAATGTTTTATGCCTTTTATTTATTGGTTTCTTTTTTATAAACTGTAATTCTCAAGAAGACGTTAAGTCTGTGTCTACACAAGAATTAAAAGAGTTACTTTCTAAAGAAAAAGTTCAATTAATGGATGTTAGAACACCTGCAGAAATAAATGAAGGTGCTATAGAAACAGCAACTTTTGCAAATTATTTTGATGCTGATTTTAAAGAAAAAGCTTCTAAGAAATTAGATAAATCTAAACCAGTGTATTTATACTGTAGAAGCGGAAAAAGAAGTGTAAAAGCCTCTAAAATTCTCAAAGAAAATGGTTATGAAGTCTACAATGTTTTAGGTGGATATAACAAATGGAAACAAGAAAATTAA
- a CDS encoding transglutaminase-like domain-containing protein yields MSIYKSIFIAFFLCFVTSLNAQYSAEYLKYHKLHPEDGRVRLQQETSITISIINDSLQIDQEFIEEDLYLNDAATYNSKNTLNFSAFFELKNIEASSFSFENNEYVENKVEKFTEKDELNQSFHDDSKLLNFVYSNLKKGSKSRLKYSQEIKNPRFLTPFYFGDYFPIEQNKVTIIADENVTLEFKEFNISDAQITFSKEKKGKTIIYSWTLNNQPKYEYESNTPSYKTILPHIVPVITSYKIKNEKKKLLGEVSDLYNWYYSMVENINTEAPSEELVALVSKITADKKTDLEKVKAIYYWTQQNIKYIAFEYALGGFIPRESNDVFRKKYGDCKDNSSILYRMLEIAGVKGNLTWIGTRSIPYTYNEVPTPVVDNHMILSYENNGKTYYLDATGRYIKFGMPTSFIQGKEALVGYGKDFKIKKVPIIAAKENAVIDVSNIKIENGNVIGSSKTIISGYLKSDIFNTLESGNTEAKLKKFYKRVFEKGNNSFQINSFKETNKYHYDDDFIVDYDFEINNYAKNLGDEIYINLNLKKEISLFKADKNRKNAIEYEYQKHYKYTTKLEIPVGYKVDYVPESITVSNDLLTSEITYQVKGNEVIYNHEIELNFLVLSREQQKEVNKEIQKIERNYKEIVVLKKE; encoded by the coding sequence TTGAGTATTTATAAATCCATTTTTATTGCATTTTTTTTATGCTTTGTAACAAGCTTAAACGCTCAGTATTCTGCTGAATATTTAAAGTATCATAAACTGCATCCAGAAGATGGAAGAGTCCGTTTACAACAAGAAACTAGTATTACAATAAGCATTATAAATGATAGTTTACAAATAGACCAAGAGTTTATTGAAGAAGATTTGTATTTAAATGATGCCGCAACGTATAACTCTAAAAACACCTTAAATTTCTCTGCGTTTTTCGAATTAAAGAATATAGAAGCTTCTTCTTTTTCTTTTGAAAATAATGAATATGTAGAGAACAAAGTAGAAAAATTTACTGAGAAAGATGAATTGAATCAGTCTTTTCATGATGATTCTAAATTGTTAAATTTTGTATATTCTAACTTAAAAAAAGGGTCGAAATCTAGATTAAAATATAGCCAAGAAATTAAAAACCCTCGTTTTTTAACTCCTTTTTATTTTGGTGATTATTTTCCTATTGAACAAAACAAGGTAACCATTATTGCTGATGAAAATGTAACGCTAGAATTTAAGGAATTTAATATTTCTGATGCTCAAATTACATTCAGTAAAGAGAAAAAAGGAAAGACGATTATTTATTCTTGGACGTTAAATAACCAACCCAAATATGAATATGAGTCTAATACACCAAGTTATAAAACCATTTTACCACATATAGTTCCTGTTATTACTTCTTATAAAATTAAGAATGAAAAAAAGAAGTTATTAGGTGAAGTTTCCGATTTGTATAATTGGTATTATTCGATGGTAGAAAATATAAATACAGAAGCTCCAAGTGAAGAATTAGTAGCTTTGGTTTCTAAAATTACTGCGGATAAAAAAACCGATTTAGAAAAGGTAAAGGCTATTTATTATTGGACACAACAAAACATAAAATACATTGCTTTTGAGTATGCTTTAGGTGGATTTATACCAAGAGAATCGAATGATGTTTTTAGAAAAAAGTATGGAGATTGTAAAGACAACTCGAGCATTTTATACAGAATGTTAGAAATTGCAGGCGTAAAAGGAAATTTAACTTGGATTGGTACCAGAAGTATTCCTTACACTTATAACGAAGTTCCAACGCCAGTTGTAGACAATCACATGATTCTTTCTTACGAAAACAATGGAAAAACCTATTATTTAGACGCCACTGGCAGATATATAAAATTTGGAATGCCAACTTCTTTTATTCAAGGAAAAGAAGCATTGGTTGGTTACGGAAAAGATTTTAAGATAAAAAAAGTGCCAATTATTGCAGCAAAAGAAAATGCTGTTATAGATGTTAGTAATATCAAAATAGAAAACGGTAACGTTATTGGTTCTTCAAAGACGATAATTTCTGGATATTTAAAAAGTGATATTTTTAATACACTAGAATCTGGAAATACGGAAGCTAAGTTGAAGAAGTTTTATAAACGCGTATTTGAAAAAGGAAACAATAGCTTTCAAATAAATAGTTTTAAGGAAACCAATAAATATCATTATGATGATGATTTTATAGTAGATTATGATTTTGAAATTAATAACTACGCTAAGAATTTAGGTGATGAAATTTATATCAATCTAAATTTAAAAAAAGAAATCTCTTTATTTAAAGCTGATAAAAATAGAAAAAACGCTATAGAATACGAATATCAAAAACACTATAAGTATACTACTAAATTAGAAATTCCGGTAGGTTATAAAGTAGACTATGTTCCAGAATCAATAACAGTTTCTAATGATTTATTAACTTCAGAAATCACCTATCAAGTAAAAGGAAATGAAGTAATTTATAATCATGAAATTGAGTTAAACTTCTTAGTTTTATCAAGAGAACAACAAAAAGAAGTAAACAAAGAGATTCAAAAAATTGAAAGAAATTATAAAGAAATTGTAGTTTTAAAAAAAGAATAA
- a CDS encoding Hsp20/alpha crystallin family protein → MSNLATVPKNGSLANSNSNQNFPTLSNWLDDIFNRDLPSVFTSNFNTGITLPKVNIKETADAFMVEMAVPGLKKSDFKIDLDNQVLSISTETKLENEHKEENYTRREFGYSSFKRTFNLPESVNDEKINANYDNGILNILLPKKEEAKQKPARSINIS, encoded by the coding sequence ATGAGCAATTTAGCAACTGTTCCTAAAAATGGAAGTTTAGCGAACAGCAATTCAAATCAAAACTTCCCAACTTTGTCAAATTGGTTAGATGACATCTTTAATAGAGACCTACCATCAGTATTCACTTCAAACTTTAATACTGGAATTACTTTGCCTAAAGTAAATATTAAAGAAACTGCCGATGCTTTTATGGTTGAAATGGCAGTTCCAGGTCTAAAGAAATCAGATTTCAAAATTGACCTTGATAATCAAGTATTATCTATTTCTACAGAAACAAAGTTAGAAAATGAACATAAGGAAGAAAATTATACTCGTAGAGAATTTGGTTATTCTTCGTTCAAGAGAACCTTTAATTTACCGGAAAGTGTAAACGATGAAAAGATTAATGCAAATTATGATAATGGTATTTTAAATATTCTTTTACCAAAAAAAGAAGAGGCTAAACAAAAGCCTGCCAGAAGCATTAATATTTCATAA
- a CDS encoding MBL fold metallo-hydrolase, with protein sequence MIIEQIYTGCLAQGAYYIESNGEVAIIDPLREVQDYIDSAAKNNAKIKYIFETHFHADFVSGHVTLAEKTGAQIVFGPTAKTNFDAIIAEDNQVFKVGNITITVLHTPGHTMESSCYLLKDENGKDHALFSGDTLFLGDVGRPDLAQKSDVTEKDLAGFLFDSLRTKVMTLADEVIVYPAHGAGSACGKNLSKETVGTIGNQKETNYALRANMTKEEFVKEVTDGLLPPPAYFPLNVKLNKEGYKSIDDVIKNSEKPLSVKDFEIIANETGAIVLDVRHQTEFVKGFIPQSIFIGIDGGFAPWVGALIKDIKQPILLVAPEGREEDTITRLSRVGFDNVLGYLEGNFAAWQKAGKEVDTLTSVSVQVLEDKIKENAVVFDARKPGEFASEHAVVAKNTPLDFLNDHISEFPEKGDFYVYCGGGYRSVIAASILKARGIHNVIDVAGGYAAIRNSNIERTAAVCPSTLK encoded by the coding sequence CAAGGGGCTTACTACATAGAAAGTAATGGCGAAGTTGCTATTATAGATCCATTAAGAGAAGTACAAGATTATATAGATAGTGCAGCTAAAAATAATGCGAAAATCAAGTATATTTTCGAAACACATTTTCATGCAGATTTTGTGAGTGGACATGTTACCTTGGCAGAAAAAACGGGCGCACAAATTGTATTTGGCCCAACAGCAAAAACAAATTTCGATGCCATTATTGCAGAAGATAATCAGGTTTTTAAAGTAGGAAATATTACCATTACGGTATTACACACTCCAGGTCATACAATGGAAAGTTCTTGTTATTTGTTAAAGGATGAAAACGGAAAAGACCATGCACTTTTTAGCGGTGATACCTTGTTTTTAGGTGATGTTGGTCGCCCAGATTTAGCTCAAAAAAGCGATGTAACGGAAAAAGATTTAGCAGGTTTTTTGTTTGATAGTTTACGTACCAAAGTAATGACTTTAGCCGATGAGGTTATTGTATACCCTGCTCATGGAGCTGGTTCTGCTTGTGGTAAAAATTTAAGCAAAGAAACGGTTGGTACAATTGGTAACCAAAAAGAAACCAATTATGCGTTAAGAGCAAACATGACCAAAGAGGAGTTTGTGAAAGAAGTAACGGATGGTTTATTGCCTCCTCCAGCTTATTTTCCTTTAAATGTAAAGTTGAATAAAGAAGGGTATAAAAGTATTGATGATGTGATTAAAAACAGTGAAAAACCATTATCTGTTAAAGATTTTGAAATCATTGCAAATGAAACAGGTGCCATTGTTTTAGACGTTCGTCATCAAACGGAGTTTGTAAAAGGGTTTATTCCACAGTCTATTTTTATTGGTATTGATGGAGGATTTGCTCCTTGGGTTGGTGCATTAATTAAAGATATTAAGCAACCAATTTTATTAGTTGCTCCAGAAGGAAGAGAAGAAGATACCATTACCCGTTTGTCTAGAGTTGGTTTCGATAATGTTTTAGGGTATTTAGAAGGAAACTTTGCTGCTTGGCAAAAAGCAGGTAAAGAAGTAGATACATTAACATCTGTTTCTGTTCAGGTTTTAGAAGATAAAATAAAAGAAAATGCAGTAGTTTTTGATGCTAGAAAACCAGGAGAATTTGCAAGTGAACATGCAGTTGTAGCAAAAAATACACCGTTAGATTTTTTAAATGATCATATTTCTGAATTTCCAGAAAAAGGAGATTTTTATGTGTATTGTGGTGGTGGTTATCGTTCTGTAATTGCAGCTTCTATATTAAAAGCAAGAGGTATTCACAATGTAATTGATGTTGCAGGCGGTTATGCAGCCATAAGAAATTCTAACATAGAAAGAACAGCGGCTGTTTGTCCTTCAACTTTAAAATAA
- a CDS encoding DUF3857 domain-containing protein yields the protein MKNKIYLLIAFLCVFQIVNAQEKPFFESYDWEVNPNYKVDKEISEDMIAVKEKTVTEFYFQEDYLVEFFLEHKVLWLNSDDAIEEFNKIYLPFSSEAEMQVNKARVITADGKIINLDKSKILTAEDEETGNTYTYFALEGITKGSFIEYMYVVKRPPSYTGNKFYIQDDYYKDQVEFDLYSPSNLLFKFKSYNNLPDVERDTLSTDKIHYKLHVSKVEKLENEYQAPYNASRGFILYKMDKNVDNMDVDIISYSNIAETVYASYYPEYSEKTKGLLNDFIKELELPKDADQESIIRKLDFYIKSTVYSQDSYNPDLQDLDLILQTQIANESGVIKLYVAVLRTLNIEHELVITTDRNEMKFDPEFEATNFLTDFLLYFPTSKKYLSPNASGTRYGFPLPYLTDNYGFFLKEGVVGNLKSVTGRITYIEPVKVDEVLDVMKVTIDFNKDNLTENTVHLDRAFGGYYAMNIQPFMHLIQGEDARNDLVDSFVESMTYDFEVEKRELINADAELFGIKPLQIKVDFTTEGFVEKAGRKYLFKLGDLIGQQIEMYQEKERVLPLEGQFHRGYNRTLTLHIPEGYKITNLEDINIDNSYVKDGKELFFFKSSYQLKGNTLTVTANEYYKENSIEVDMYEEYRTVINSAADFNKIVLLLEAE from the coding sequence ATGAAGAATAAAATTTACCTATTAATAGCTTTCTTATGTGTTTTTCAGATTGTAAACGCTCAAGAAAAACCCTTTTTCGAAAGCTATGATTGGGAGGTAAATCCGAATTATAAAGTAGATAAAGAAATTTCTGAAGATATGATTGCTGTTAAAGAAAAGACAGTAACAGAGTTTTATTTTCAAGAGGATTATTTGGTAGAATTCTTTTTAGAACACAAAGTTTTATGGTTAAATTCTGATGATGCAATCGAGGAGTTTAATAAAATCTATCTGCCATTTTCATCGGAAGCAGAAATGCAAGTAAATAAAGCGAGAGTAATTACTGCCGATGGAAAAATTATCAACTTAGATAAATCTAAAATTCTTACAGCAGAAGACGAAGAAACCGGTAATACGTATACATATTTTGCTTTAGAAGGTATTACAAAAGGTAGTTTTATAGAATATATGTATGTGGTAAAAAGACCGCCAAGTTATACCGGAAATAAATTTTACATTCAAGATGATTACTATAAAGATCAAGTAGAATTTGATCTGTATTCTCCAAGTAATTTGTTGTTTAAATTTAAGAGCTATAATAATTTACCAGATGTAGAAAGAGATACATTAAGTACAGATAAAATACATTATAAATTACATGTTTCTAAAGTTGAAAAATTAGAAAATGAATACCAAGCACCTTACAATGCTTCAAGAGGTTTTATCCTTTATAAAATGGATAAAAATGTAGATAATATGGATGTTGATATTATCTCTTACAGTAATATTGCAGAAACTGTGTACGCTTCTTATTATCCTGAATATTCTGAGAAAACAAAGGGATTACTAAATGATTTTATAAAAGAATTAGAGCTGCCAAAAGATGCAGATCAAGAAAGTATTATTAGAAAATTAGATTTTTATATAAAATCAACTGTGTACTCTCAAGATAGTTATAATCCAGATTTACAAGATTTAGACCTTATTTTACAGACACAAATAGCTAATGAAAGTGGTGTTATTAAATTATATGTTGCTGTTTTAAGAACCTTAAATATAGAACATGAATTGGTGATAACAACCGATAGAAATGAAATGAAGTTTGACCCAGAATTTGAAGCAACAAATTTTTTAACCGACTTTTTACTGTATTTCCCTACATCAAAAAAGTATCTATCTCCAAATGCATCCGGAACAAGATATGGTTTTCCGTTACCTTATCTAACGGACAATTATGGTTTTTTTTTAAAGGAAGGTGTTGTTGGAAATCTGAAATCTGTTACAGGTAGAATTACATATATAGAACCCGTAAAAGTAGATGAGGTTTTAGATGTGATGAAGGTAACCATTGATTTTAATAAAGATAATTTAACCGAAAATACCGTTCATTTAGATAGAGCTTTCGGCGGATATTACGCAATGAATATTCAGCCTTTTATGCATTTAATTCAGGGTGAAGATGCTAGAAATGACTTGGTAGATAGTTTTGTAGAAAGCATGACGTACGATTTTGAAGTAGAAAAAAGAGAGTTGATAAATGCCGATGCAGAACTGTTTGGAATTAAGCCTTTACAGATAAAAGTAGATTTTACTACGGAAGGTTTTGTAGAAAAAGCAGGAAGAAAATATTTATTTAAGTTGGGCGATTTAATTGGACAACAAATAGAAATGTATCAAGAAAAAGAAAGAGTTTTACCGTTAGAAGGACAGTTTCATAGAGGTTATAATAGAACCTTAACACTTCATATTCCTGAAGGTTATAAAATAACCAATTTAGAGGATATTAATATCGATAACTCGTATGTGAAAGACGGAAAAGAATTGTTCTTTTTTAAATCTTCTTATCAATTAAAAGGAAACACATTAACAGTAACAGCCAACGAATATTATAAAGAAAACAGTATTGAAGTTGACATGTATGAAGAGTACAGAACAGTCATTAATAGTGCGGCAGATTTTAATAAAATTGTTTTGTTGTTGGAAGCTGAATAA
- a CDS encoding heavy-metal-associated domain-containing protein, with translation MKSQIEIENLKCGGCAATIKKGLLALDGVTEIEIDIEKSIVSIASEKENLEEIKLKLSKLGYPEVGDANTIVHKAKSFVSCAVGRMDS, from the coding sequence ATGAAATCTCAAATAGAAATAGAAAACTTAAAATGTGGCGGTTGCGCTGCAACTATTAAAAAAGGTTTGTTAGCCTTAGATGGTGTTACTGAAATAGAGATTGATATCGAAAAATCAATTGTTTCTATTGCATCAGAAAAAGAAAATTTAGAAGAAATTAAATTAAAGCTTTCTAAATTAGGATATCCAGAAGTTGGAGATGCAAATACGATTGTACACAAAGCAAAATCTTTTGTGAGTTGTGCCGTTGGTAGAATGGATTCTTAA
- a CDS encoding DUF4298 domain-containing protein, which translates to MNNIIDRITKMENILDELTMVVEESDKAMNELVGSLKNLNTLKKYYESQYMKDVMADKINEVPQDLKRGVLSEDAVHMLLTDLVELSNKMENLSKKIR; encoded by the coding sequence ATGAATAATATAATAGACCGAATTACAAAAATGGAAAACATATTAGACGAACTCACTATGGTAGTTGAAGAATCTGACAAAGCAATGAATGAACTTGTTGGTTCTTTAAAAAATTTAAACACATTAAAAAAATATTATGAATCTCAATATATGAAAGATGTTATGGCAGACAAAATAAATGAAGTCCCACAAGACCTTAAACGAGGTGTTTTGAGTGAGGATGCTGTTCATATGTTACTTACCGATTTGGTTGAATTATCTAACAAAATGGAAAATTTGAGCAAAAAAATAAGATAA
- a CDS encoding sigma-70 family RNA polymerase sigma factor — MRQLKIVKQVTNRDAKSLEKYFQEISKIGLITADEEVELALEIKKGNNRALDKLVKANLRFVVSVAKQYQGQGLKLSDLINEGNLGLVKAAKRFDETRGFKFISYAVWWIRQAIMSALAEQSRIVRLPLNKIGSINKIRKIYARLEQGEQRMPTNKEIAKQLDMTEDEVEQSLKNSGRHVSMDAPFKEGEDSNLYNVLQSDESPRPDKDLMSQSLSIEINRALDTLSNKEAKVIKMFYGINLPSPYSLTEIGATIDLSRERVRQVKQKAIRRLQHQSKTHLLKTYLG; from the coding sequence ATGAGACAACTTAAAATTGTAAAACAAGTAACCAATCGTGACGCCAAATCTTTAGAAAAATATTTTCAAGAAATTAGTAAAATTGGGTTAATTACTGCTGATGAAGAAGTAGAATTAGCTTTAGAAATAAAGAAAGGAAACAACAGAGCATTGGATAAACTTGTAAAAGCAAATTTAAGGTTTGTAGTTTCTGTTGCAAAACAATATCAAGGTCAGGGTTTAAAGCTATCTGACTTAATCAATGAAGGGAATTTAGGCCTTGTAAAAGCTGCAAAACGTTTTGACGAAACAAGAGGTTTTAAATTTATCTCTTATGCTGTTTGGTGGATTCGTCAGGCAATTATGTCTGCTTTGGCAGAACAATCTCGTATAGTACGTTTGCCTTTAAATAAAATTGGTAGTATTAATAAAATACGAAAAATCTATGCTCGTTTAGAACAAGGAGAACAGCGTATGCCTACCAACAAAGAAATTGCAAAGCAGTTAGACATGACAGAGGATGAAGTTGAGCAATCTTTAAAAAATTCTGGTAGACATGTTTCTATGGATGCACCTTTTAAAGAAGGAGAAGATTCTAACTTATACAACGTATTACAGTCTGACGAGTCTCCAAGACCCGATAAAGACTTAATGAGTCAATCTTTATCCATTGAAATAAACAGAGCTTTAGACACGCTTTCTAACAAGGAAGCTAAAGTGATAAAAATGTTTTACGGCATTAATCTTCCGAGTCCTTATAGTTTAACCGAAATTGGGGCAACTATTGATTTATCTAGAGAGAGAGTTCGCCAAGTAAAGCAAAAAGCAATTAGACGCTTACAACATCAATCTAAAACACATCTTTTAAAAACATATTTAGGGTAA